In Saccharicrinis carchari, the genomic stretch GACCCGTAAATGTGGGCTTATTATTCTTTTCGAAAGAGCCACATCAATTTTTTGACAGAGCTTGGATAGAGCTGGTAATACACAAGGGCAATTCAGGAAAAGACTTTGAAGAAAAATACTACAAAGGGCCACTCCATAAGCAACTAAGAGAAGCGCTTTATTTTATTAAGAATAATATTGTTTCGGAACAAGTCATTAAACATGCCGACAAAGCAGAATCCGATCGTTTTTTTAATTATCCTTTTGGTGCCATAGAAGAAGTTTTAGCCAATGCAGTGTATCATAAAAGCTATGAGCATGGAGCACCTATAGAAATTCAGATTTTTCCGGACCGAATAACCATTCTTAGTCATCCAGGCCCGGTTCCTCCTGTTAATGCTCATGTAATGGCGAATCAAAAACAAATTATTGCAAGAGAATACCGCAATCGTAGAATAGGGGATTTTTTAAAGGAACTACATCTTACCGAAGGACGGGGCACCGGTTTCCCTACAATATATAAGGCATTGGCCGATAATGGCTCACCTACACCAACTTTTGAAACGGATGAAGCTTCTTATGTTATGGTTGTTATTCCTATTCATGATCGTTTTAAAGGTACTGAAAGTGACGGAGCAGGTGACGGAGTAAGTGACGATGTAAAGGCGCCTAAATTCAATACTTTAAACGATGTTATAGTTTTTTGTGACCAAGTAAGTGACCAAGCAGGTAACCAAGTAAGTAACCAAGTAAGTAACCAAGTAAGTAAGCAAGTAAAAACACTTGTTGAGCAAAATGTTAATGATAAAGTCCTATCCATATTAGCTTTTTTAGAAAAAGGACCTAAATCAATGAGCGAACTATTATCCCATATAGGAGTAAGCAAGCA encodes the following:
- a CDS encoding RNA-binding domain-containing protein, whose amino-acid sequence is MALPVNIEELIHGETVEWARIELKKGWNAKKVMHTMCAFANDIHNWGGGYLIVGVEEVDGQAKLPPEGIEQSTIDGIQKELLQLSHRITPNYFPIVEPYILDQKHILVIWCPAGDFRPFSAPASLEKGAHRNYYIRLNSNTVIAPQHSAEYNRLMELAARIPFDDRVNNQASIDDLDLGLIREYLQEIKSGLFEDSAHLPLADLCRTMHIAKGPNEDIRPVNVGLLFFSKEPHQFFDRAWIELVIHKGNSGKDFEEKYYKGPLHKQLREALYFIKNNIVSEQVIKHADKAESDRFFNYPFGAIEEVLANAVYHKSYEHGAPIEIQIFPDRITILSHPGPVPPVNAHVMANQKQIIAREYRNRRIGDFLKELHLTEGRGTGFPTIYKALADNGSPTPTFETDEASYVMVVIPIHDRFKGTESDGAGDGVSDDVKAPKFNTLNDVIVFCDQVSDQAGNQVSNQVSNQVSKQVKTLVEQNVNDKVLSILAFLEKGPKSMSELLSHIGVSKQTKNKRKYIDPLFDIDWLAYTIPENPRDRNQKYKITESGKKLLKILNK